Genomic window (Paenibacillus sp. PK3_47):
GGCATAGAGAGCACCCTTTATATGGGCGTTGCCAGGGACAAAAAGGGACAGATGGCTGCCCATGCCTGGCTGCGGAGCGGAGCCTATTATGTTTCCGGCGACGATACGATGAAGGGCTTTGTCGTTGTAGAGAAGTTTGCCAAAGTGTTACAAGTTGAGTAATCGAGGTGGACCCATGCAGGCGATATTACACTACGTCCGGCAGCTTCAGCATTTATCCGGAGTCAAACTATACTTAAATATGCTCGGCATGGTCGTCAGCGGTCTGCTGGAGAGCTCCGCCATTCTGCTGCTGGTTCCCATGCTGGGCATGGCCGGTATTGAGCTTGGCGGATCAGGTTCCGCCTTAAATCTTCCCATGCTCAGTTTCATATCAGAGCTGCCGCAGACGACGGCGCTGCTGCTTGTGCTTGGCGCGTACGTCCTGATTGTCCTCTGCCAGAATATGATTTCGCGTTTTGTCGCGATCCGCAATGTGGACATTCAGCAGACCTACAGCCGGCAGCTGCGATATGAAATCTACAGTGCGCTTTTGCGGGCCGAGTGGTCATTCTTTCTCAAGAAGCGCACCTCTGACCTCATTAATTTCATGACTACAGAAATGGCGCGGGTGCTTGCAGGAATCAGCTGCTTCCTGCAGTTCATCACTTCGCTGCTGTTCACGCTTGTGCAGATCGCCTTTGCCTTCTGGCTGTCTCCGTCCATGACGCTGGCGGTACTGGTGTGTGCTGTGTTTTTATCCCTCTTTTCCCGCAGATTTATCCGCAAGGCCAAGAAGCTGGGCAGCCGCAGCTCTCTGCTGGGCCAGCAGTATCTTGCCGGAATCACGGATCAGCTGAACGGAATCAAGGACATCAAGAGCAACAATCTGGAAGACTCGCGGCTGGAGTGGCTGCACGGATTCACCGGTGAGGTCAAGAATGAGCAGCTTGCGTATACGCGTCTGCGTTCCAATTCCCAGCTGGTGTACAAAATGTCCTCCACACTTCTCATCGCGCTGTTCATCTTCTTTTCGTTCTCATTCCTGAATGCGGGAGGACCTAATCTGCTGCTCGTCATTCTCGTATTTGCCAGACTGTGGCCGACCTTTTCCACGCTGCAGTCGTTAATGGAGCAGCTGGCTTCTACACTGCCGTCCTTTAAGCTGATGCGGAAGCTGCAGGAGGAATGCCTGCAGGCTGCAGAACATGGCACCGCCGGGGATGGAG
Coding sequences:
- a CDS encoding ABC transporter ATP-binding protein, yielding MQAILHYVRQLQHLSGVKLYLNMLGMVVSGLLESSAILLLVPMLGMAGIELGGSGSALNLPMLSFISELPQTTALLLVLGAYVLIVLCQNMISRFVAIRNVDIQQTYSRQLRYEIYSALLRAEWSFFLKKRTSDLINFMTTEMARVLAGISCFLQFITSLLFTLVQIAFAFWLSPSMTLAVLVCAVFLSLFSRRFIRKAKKLGSRSSLLGQQYLAGITDQLNGIKDIKSNNLEDSRLEWLHGFTGEVKNEQLAYTRLRSNSQLVYKMSSTLLIALFIFFSFSFLNAGGPNLLLVILVFARLWPTFSTLQSLMEQLASTLPSFKLMRKLQEECLQAAEHGTAGDGGKEVIPMTLKHSLEARNVNFRYDAQESQYSLQGVNVQIPANGMTAIVGPSGAGKSTLVDLLMGLMQPESGEILADGEPVSGDRLLSYRRSIGYVAQDPFLYNATIRDNLTMIKPDATEEELWEALEFASSADFVRKLPEGLDTLIGDRGIRLSGGERQRLVLARAIIRKPSILVLDEATSALDTENEKRIQEALERLKSSVTVIVIAHRLSTIRGADQILVIDQGRVIQQGVYSGLALDKGGMFSRLLSSQGEAM